ATTGACCATCTTTCTCCTCTAAAAAGAAGAATAATAAGAAACAGGCTGAAAAAACTCCTTCAGAAATAATGGACATAATCTTTTTTGGTTCTGATGAGATCTCTATTAATCCATTTGTTTCTTTAATTGAAAGCGGTCAAAATGTGAAAGCCCTTATTACTTCTCCTGATAAGCCAAAGGGAAGGGGTCTTGAGCCTTCACCTCCAGAGATAAAAAAAATTGCTATAAAATACGGAATATCAGTTTTACAGCCTGATAGATTGAAAGAGAATCAAGAGATATTTGAAAAATTGAAGGAATTGGAGCCTCAGCTTGGAGTTGTAGTTGCTTATGGGAAAATTATACCACAGGAAATAATTGAAATTCCAAAATTAGGGATAATAAATCTTCATTTCTCCCTCCTTCCAAAATTGAGGGGAGCAGCTCCAATCAACTGGGCAATAATAAATGGAGAGCAAAAGACAGGGGTAACAGTATTTTTTATAAATGAAAAAATGGATGAAGGAGATATTATTCTTCAAAAGGAGATAGAGATCGGAGAAAGGGAGAGGGTTGATAAACTTAGAGAAAGAATGATACCCATAGGAACATCCCTGCTTTTATCAGCTATAGATTCCATTGAGAAAGGAGATTTTAAGAGAATCCCTCAAAATCATGCCCTTGCTACATACGCTCCAAAGATAAAAAAAGAAGATGGTTTGATTGATTGGTCTAAAACAGCTGAAGAGATTGATAGGCTTGTAAGAGGGCTTTTTGGCTGGCCTGGGACTTTTACTTACTGGAATGGGAAAATGCTAAAAGTAATTGAGACTCTGCCCCTTGAAGAAAAATTTGATTTTAAGAAACCAGGGGAGATTGTTGAAATAAGAAAGGAAGGAATTATAGTTGCATGCGGTAATAACTCTGCAATATTAATTAAAACTCTTCAGTTAGAAGGGAAGAAAGTTATGCCAGCCTATGACTTTTCTCTTGGAGCGAAAATTAAAAAGGGAGATATTTTTGGAGGAAAAGAAGAAAAAATTAATTTGTGACTATTCAATCTAAGAAAAAGGATATGCAATAATATATGGAACCTTTCCAGGCTAGTAGGTAAAGATTTAATCTATTCATATTTTGGGGAATGATGGGATGCATATCAAAGGGGCTGATGGTAGATTGGATAGAGGTAAAGGGGAAGAGGTATGGGATGAAGATTCTACCTGCGATATTAGAGAGTTTGTAAGGGAAGAGAAATGATAAAACCTTGTTCTATTTGCGATTTGTTATAGAGAAATTATAAGGGAAGACCTCCATAGTGAACTCAAAAAAACAAAAAATTGACCAAAACCCTCATCTATACATAATTTTCAAAAATTAAGGTGTCAAAGTTGAGTTTAAGACTTCCTAATAGCTTCCAATAATCCTTAAAAAGATTGAGCCTCACATAAACAATTAACCATATCTTTTTTTGGTGCGAAGAGAAGGGGTTCAAAATAAATATATTCTTTAATAATCAAATTTTGACATAAAAATATCAAATTTTGACATTGACTGAGGGATTGGAGGTGGAATATATTTTAGTATGAATTTAAATTTTTAAGAGGAGGTGTAAGGATGTTTATAGAGATGATTCCTTTATCAAGTACCTCTATTGACCCAGGGTTATTTGCAGAAGAAATGGCAGTGCCAGCCCTCCCTGCAGTCATTGTCGAAGCAATTATTTACAGTGCTATAGGTGTGGTTATTTATGAAGCAGTAGAGATTGCGTTTGAGAAACTCTAAAGTTCTAAACCTGTATGAGAGAAAATTATTTCAGAAGTAACGAGGGAGAAGGAAGTATTTATTTTTAAACTTTTACAAGTTATTGAAAAAGTTATAGTTTTTTACTTAAAGAGAGGAAGAAGTAGTATTTTATGACGGCGGAAGTGATTTATTATAAGAGTGAAAAATGAGGAAATGGATATTATTAATACAATTACATTCAACATCTTTGTTAAGCATTGGTAGTAAAGGAAGATATAAATTTCCCCCTTTAGGACTTCTTTGTATCTCTTCTATGTTGCGTTTACATGGATATGTAGTTCGGATAATAGATTTATTATCTTTTGGAAAAAATACTTCTTATCTTTTAAAAAGAATTAGAGACTTAAAAGAGAAACACAAGATAGATCCTCTAATATCAGGATTTACAGTTTTTACTGAAAATGTTAATGATGCAATAATTACTTCCATTGAACTGAAGAAAATATTTCCTAAAACTCTTATAGTATTTGGTGGAGCTCATGCAAAAGCAGCATATGAAGAACTACTTCAAAATGGAGCGGCTGATATTGTAAGCTTGGTAGAAGGAGAGGGACACATTTTAGAAATAGCAAAATATGCTGAAGGGTTAATCTCATTAGATGAAATAAGGGGAATCGCTTACTTAAAAGACGGACACATAGAAGTAAATGACAGATTTTTCTTGCACGATTTGGATCTACTTCCCTTGCCAGATTTTTTGAATGTGAAATATTCAAATTACAGACAGGTAGGCATTCTGGTCACATCTCGCGGGTGTCCTGGTAGATGTATATTTTGTGCATCAAGACAATTTTCGGGCAGTAAGTATAGAGCATCCAGTGCAAAAAGAGTTTTTGCGGAGATAATGTTTTTGTATCTTTATTTTAGAATAAAAGACTTTGGAATAATGGACGATACATTTACAGTGCTGAAGAAAAGAACAAAGGAATTCTGTATGCTCTTGAAAAGACACTTGAAAGAAAAAATAGGATATGCAATAAAAAGTAGGGTAGATTTGTTAAATGAAGAGACTCTTTCTTATTTAAGAGAGACTAACTGTAGTGCCATTCACATAGGGGTAGAGAGTGCTGATAATAAAGTCCTAAAAATAATGAAGAAAGGAATCACAATAGAAAAAAGTTTAGATATAATTGAAAAAATTGCAAGCTTTGGTATTGTGCCAGAGTGTTCTTTTATTATAGGTAATCCCGGCGATACTCCAGAGACAATATATAAAACATTATTCATGGTATATCTTCTCAATAAATATTTTATTCTTTATCCCCCCGCAGCAGTAGCAATTTGCACTCCTTATCCTGGCACTGAATTAGCTTTAAATTATAAAAATTTTGAAATGAATATAATAGTTAAAGATTGGCGAAGATACGATTCTATACAACCTATATTTGAAACAAAAGATTTTTCAGCGGCCTTTATAAGAGAGACTATGTGGAACTTCAATCGTGATCCAAATTCTTTTATACAAAAAATTAAGAAAGAACATCCTTCACTGGAGGACTTTTATAACCGAATTGAAAAAAAGATTAAGAATGCCGCAGAAAAATATATGGAAGCTAGAAAGGAAGATGTTAAAAAATGTATTCCCTTGAATATCTAAAATTAAAAAGCCATATACATGCAAAAAACTTAAAGAATGGAGAGCTTCTTCTTTTAGACACTAAAACAGGGATATGGTTAAAAACATCTTTTTCTTTTAAAAAGCTATATAATATAATAAAAGAAGGAACTACAATGAACGAAGTTAAAAAAGTAATAACAACCTTATATCCAGGAAGAGAAAATGAGGCAGAAATTTGTCTCGATTCTTTAAGAATCAATGGATTCTTAGAAGGTTTTGAATCGACTATTCTTCAACCTTTAAATGAGATAAGGCCTATTCGAATTATTTGTGATTTTTCAGCAAACAAAAAATTACTAAGAGAGTTTTTACTAAAAAATTTTGAAAATATTCCAATAGAATTAGTATACGAGTATAATAATCACATAAATAAAGATAAGATTAAGGTAGACTATCCTAATGTTTATCCTTCTAACATAGAGCTTGTTTTTAGAGTGGATTGGAACATGCTGAGAAAAGAAACTATAGATGAATTTGATAATAATATTTCGAATATTTCAACTATTCAAATAAATTTCAATGATTTTGAAAGCGACCAAGATAAAATAAATGAAAAAAGGAGACTTATAGAGTTTATAATAAAAGAAAAAAAAGTTGAACTTAGATATGCGATAGCTGCCTTTTATAAGAAACGAAAAAAGGAGAAGGATCTTACTTTGCCTCTTATTCTCATGCCTCATGTTTCTTATTATTTCACTGGTGAAGAAATTTTTCATTTCCATAA
This genomic window from candidate division WOR-3 bacterium contains:
- the fmt gene encoding methionyl-tRNA formyltransferase, producing MDIIFFGSDEISINPFVSLIESGQNVKALITSPDKPKGRGLEPSPPEIKKIAIKYGISVLQPDRLKENQEIFEKLKELEPQLGVVVAYGKIIPQEIIEIPKLGIINLHFSLLPKLRGAAPINWAIINGEQKTGVTVFFINEKMDEGDIILQKEIEIGERERVDKLRERMIPIGTSLLLSAIDSIEKGDFKRIPQNHALATYAPKIKKEDGLIDWSKTAEEIDRLVRGLFGWPGTFTYWNGKMLKVIETLPLEEKFDFKKPGEIVEIRKEGIIVACGNNSAILIKTLQLEGKKVMPAYDFSLGAKIKKGDIFGGKEEKINL
- a CDS encoding radical SAM protein produces the protein MRKWILLIQLHSTSLLSIGSKGRYKFPPLGLLCISSMLRLHGYVVRIIDLLSFGKNTSYLLKRIRDLKEKHKIDPLISGFTVFTENVNDAIITSIELKKIFPKTLIVFGGAHAKAAYEELLQNGAADIVSLVEGEGHILEIAKYAEGLISLDEIRGIAYLKDGHIEVNDRFFLHDLDLLPLPDFLNVKYSNYRQVGILVTSRGCPGRCIFCASRQFSGSKYRASSAKRVFAEIMFLYLYFRIKDFGIMDDTFTVLKKRTKEFCMLLKRHLKEKIGYAIKSRVDLLNEETLSYLRETNCSAIHIGVESADNKVLKIMKKGITIEKSLDIIEKIASFGIVPECSFIIGNPGDTPETIYKTLFMVYLLNKYFILYPPAAVAICTPYPGTELALNYKNFEMNIIVKDWRRYDSIQPIFETKDFSAAFIRETMWNFNRDPNSFIQKIKKEHPSLEDFYNRIEKKIKNAAEKYMEARKEDVKKCIPLNI
- a CDS encoding SPASM domain-containing protein, which encodes MYSLEYLKLKSHIHAKNLKNGELLLLDTKTGIWLKTSFSFKKLYNIIKEGTTMNEVKKVITTLYPGRENEAEICLDSLRINGFLEGFESTILQPLNEIRPIRIICDFSANKKLLREFLLKNFENIPIELVYEYNNHINKDKIKVDYPNVYPSNIELVFRVDWNMLRKETIDEFDNNISNISTIQINFNDFESDQDKINEKRRLIEFIIKEKKVELRYAIAAFYKKRKKEKDLTLPLILMPHVSYYFTGEEIFHFHNGKDRYKYFIFWVKTMNKFYQLFSMGAKALVKFSSGNLLPMIVFSRILKDSCGAGITNFYIDKNGNIYPCKYLDKFPMGNINSSSLIFFNKYSYTRYPTCNECPLLRVCSRLCLALHQEGFSKICKFYKGFLIAYISAIPIKAIKELSRIEGKSNDSEFKSFSKAKEEVKRFNRRCLCPIGTF